A genomic window from Dechloromonas sp. A34 includes:
- a CDS encoding efflux RND transporter permease subunit, producing MINVSSWSIRNPTPAILLFIMLTLFGVMSFKAMKIQQFMDIELPTVTVTASLPGAAPAQMETEVARKIENSVATLQGVKHIYTKVQDGMAIVTVEFRLEKPTQEAVDDVRDAVSRIRSDLPGDLKDPVISKMNVAGAPILTYTVASSRMDDEALSWFVDNTVAKAILSVRGVGAVARVGGVTREVHVELDPARLLALNATAADISRQLRQIQQEASGGRSDVGGIEQSVRTIATVQSAAELETMDIVLGDGRRLRLDQVATVSDTVGEQRSAALLNGKPVVGFEITRSRGAGEVELAVNVRATLEKLKADNPDITITEAFNFVDPVEENFTGSMTLLLEGAILAVIVVWFFLHDWRATLVSATALPLSIVPAFAVMYLMGFTLNVVTLLSMSLVIGILVDDAIVEIENIMRHLRMGKTPYQAAMEAADEIGLAVIATTFTLIAVFLPTAFMSGVAGKFFVQFGWTAAIAVFFSLVVARMLTPMMAAYILKPPKREHPEPRWLERYAGAAAWCLKHRVLTMLAAAVFFVGSFALVPLLPTGFLPPDDLSQTQVYLSLAPGSTFEETRAMAEKARLIIEKHPHVKMVYTAIGGGAAGSDPFAPRGAAEVRKATLTINLTPRKERGGVTKQSVEREFREALAELPGVQVKVGFGGSNEKYVLVLASENGPVLAEHARLVERELRTIPGVGNVTTTASLVRPELVIRPDFARMADLGVTSAAIADTLRIATAGDYDQSLAKLNLAQRQVPIVVKLPPAARQDLSLLERLTVPGKHGPVMIANVAALTIAGGPAEIDRYDRLRNINFEIELNQQPLGDVEKQALALPSLTKLPPGVLQTTIGDAEAMGELFASFSLAMATGVLCIYIVLVLLFKDFVQPVTILAALVLSVPGAFLALFVTQTALSMPSMIGLIMLMGIATKNSILLIDYVILARREHGLDRWHALIDACRKRARPIVMTTVAMGAGMMPIALGIGTDPSFRAPMAIVVIGGLITSTFLSLLVIPVVFTYVDDLIGKVRQALGLPPHHDPAEVHTGP from the coding sequence GTGATCAACGTTTCGTCCTGGTCGATCCGGAACCCGACCCCGGCCATCCTGCTCTTCATCATGCTGACCCTGTTCGGCGTGATGTCCTTCAAGGCCATGAAGATCCAGCAGTTCATGGATATCGAGCTGCCGACGGTGACCGTCACCGCATCGCTGCCCGGCGCCGCGCCGGCCCAGATGGAAACCGAGGTGGCGCGCAAGATCGAGAATTCGGTCGCCACCTTGCAGGGCGTCAAGCACATCTACACCAAGGTCCAGGACGGGATGGCGATCGTTACCGTCGAATTCCGCCTCGAGAAGCCGACCCAGGAGGCGGTCGACGACGTCCGCGACGCCGTCTCGCGGATCCGCTCCGACCTGCCGGGTGACCTCAAGGACCCGGTGATCAGCAAGATGAACGTCGCCGGGGCGCCGATCCTGACCTATACCGTGGCTTCGAGCCGGATGGATGACGAGGCGCTGTCGTGGTTTGTCGACAACACGGTGGCCAAGGCCATCCTCAGCGTGCGCGGTGTCGGCGCCGTGGCCCGGGTCGGCGGCGTGACCCGCGAAGTCCATGTCGAGCTCGATCCGGCCCGGCTGCTCGCCCTGAACGCGACGGCGGCAGACATTTCGCGCCAATTGCGGCAGATCCAGCAGGAAGCCTCGGGCGGCCGCTCCGACGTCGGCGGCATCGAGCAGTCGGTGCGCACCATTGCCACGGTGCAGTCGGCGGCTGAGCTGGAGACTATGGACATCGTGCTCGGCGACGGCCGGCGCCTCCGCCTCGACCAGGTGGCGACGGTCAGCGACACGGTGGGCGAACAGCGCTCGGCGGCGCTCCTGAACGGCAAGCCGGTGGTCGGTTTCGAGATCACGCGCAGCCGGGGCGCCGGTGAAGTCGAGCTGGCGGTCAATGTGCGGGCGACGCTGGAAAAGCTGAAAGCCGACAACCCTGACATCACGATTACCGAAGCCTTCAATTTCGTCGATCCGGTCGAGGAGAATTTCACCGGTTCGATGACACTGCTGCTCGAAGGCGCGATCCTGGCGGTGATCGTCGTCTGGTTCTTCCTGCACGACTGGCGCGCCACCCTGGTCTCGGCCACCGCCTTGCCGCTGTCCATCGTCCCGGCCTTTGCCGTGATGTACCTGATGGGCTTCACGCTCAATGTCGTGACCCTGCTCTCGATGTCGCTGGTGATCGGCATATTGGTGGATGACGCCATCGTCGAAATCGAAAACATCATGCGCCATCTGCGCATGGGCAAGACGCCCTACCAGGCGGCCATGGAGGCGGCGGACGAGATCGGCCTGGCGGTCATCGCCACCACCTTCACGCTGATTGCCGTCTTCCTGCCGACCGCCTTCATGAGCGGCGTCGCCGGTAAATTCTTCGTCCAGTTCGGGTGGACGGCGGCGATTGCCGTTTTCTTCTCGCTGGTCGTGGCCCGCATGCTGACCCCGATGATGGCTGCCTATATCCTGAAACCGCCCAAGCGCGAACATCCCGAGCCGCGCTGGCTGGAGCGCTATGCCGGGGCGGCGGCGTGGTGCCTGAAACACCGGGTGCTGACCATGCTCGCGGCGGCCGTCTTCTTCGTCGGCTCCTTCGCCCTGGTGCCCCTGCTGCCGACCGGCTTTCTGCCGCCAGACGACCTGTCGCAGACCCAGGTCTATCTCTCGCTGGCGCCGGGCAGCACCTTCGAGGAGACGCGGGCGATGGCCGAAAAGGCGCGCCTCATCATCGAAAAGCATCCGCACGTCAAAATGGTCTATACCGCCATCGGCGGCGGCGCGGCCGGCAGCGATCCGTTTGCGCCGCGCGGCGCCGCCGAAGTGCGCAAGGCGACGCTGACCATCAACCTGACGCCGCGCAAGGAGCGTGGCGGTGTCACCAAGCAGAGCGTCGAGCGCGAGTTCCGCGAGGCGCTGGCCGAACTGCCCGGCGTCCAGGTCAAGGTCGGTTTCGGTGGCTCGAACGAGAAGTACGTGCTCGTGCTGGCCAGCGAGAACGGCCCGGTGCTGGCCGAACACGCCCGGCTGGTCGAGCGCGAACTGCGCACCATTCCCGGGGTCGGCAATGTCACGACGACGGCCAGCTTGGTCCGTCCGGAACTGGTCATTCGCCCCGATTTCGCCCGCATGGCCGACCTCGGCGTCACTTCGGCGGCGATCGCCGATACCCTGCGCATCGCCACTGCCGGTGACTACGACCAGAGTCTGGCCAAGCTGAATCTGGCCCAGCGCCAGGTGCCGATCGTCGTCAAGTTGCCGCCGGCGGCGCGCCAGGATCTGAGCCTGCTCGAACGGCTGACCGTGCCCGGCAAGCATGGCCCGGTGATGATCGCCAATGTCGCGGCACTGACCATCGCCGGCGGCCCGGCCGAAATCGATCGCTACGACCGGCTGCGCAACATCAATTTCGAGATCGAACTGAATCAGCAACCGCTCGGCGATGTCGAGAAGCAGGCGCTGGCACTGCCCAGCCTGACCAAGCTGCCGCCCGGCGTGCTGCAGACCACGATCGGCGACGCCGAGGCGATGGGCGAACTGTTCGCCAGTTTCAGCTTGGCCATGGCCACCGGCGTCCTCTGCATCTACATCGTGCTGGTCCTGCTCTTCAAGGATTTCGTCCAGCCGGTGACCATTCTTGCTGCCCTCGTTCTCTCGGTGCCCGGTGCCTTCCTGGCGCTGTTCGTGACCCAGACCGCGCTCTCGATGCCGTCGATGATCGGCCTGATCATGCTGATGGGCATCGCCACCAAGAACTCCATCCTGCTCATCGACTATGTGATTCTCGCCCGCCGCGAGCACGGACTCGACCGCTGGCATGCGCTGATCGATGCCTGCCGCAAGCGGGCCCGGCCGATCGTCATGACCACCGTGGCGATGGGCGCCGGCATGATGCCGATCGCGCTCGGCATCGGCACCGACCCCAGCTTCCGCGCCCCGATGGCGATTGTCGTGATCGGTGGCCTGATCACCTCGACCTTCCTCAGCCTGCTGGTAATTCCGGTGGTCTTCACCTATGTCGACGACCTGATCGGCAAAGTGCGCCAGGCTCTGGGTCTGCCGCCCCATCACGATCCGGCGGAGGTGCACACCGGCCCGTGA
- a CDS encoding ATP-binding protein, whose product MVDQRTVALSIAKEAAETANRAKGAFLANMSHELRTPMNAIMGMSELVLRHSTDPRQREQLSKVVEAAHRLLGIINDILDISRSEAERLSLESVNFQLADLLDNVAALAGQKAADKHLALVFDLPAELRERPLAGDSVRLGQILSNLINNAVKFTASGEVRVRVAIAEESATTLLLRFEVRDTGIGISGDDQFRLFDTFAQVDASSTREYGGAGLGLALCKRLVQLMGGQIGVDSQLGAGSTFWFTCRLLKAESPGAAPLSLGAAL is encoded by the coding sequence ATGGTCGACCAGCGAACGGTCGCCCTCTCCATCGCCAAGGAAGCCGCCGAAACTGCCAACCGGGCCAAGGGCGCCTTCCTTGCCAACATGAGCCATGAACTGCGTACGCCGATGAACGCCATCATGGGCATGAGCGAGCTGGTCTTGCGCCATAGCACCGATCCCCGGCAGCGCGAGCAGTTGTCCAAGGTAGTCGAGGCAGCGCATCGGCTGCTCGGGATCATCAACGATATTCTGGATATTTCGCGGAGTGAGGCCGAGCGACTGAGTCTGGAAAGCGTCAATTTCCAGTTGGCCGATCTGCTCGACAACGTCGCCGCGCTGGCTGGCCAGAAGGCCGCCGACAAGCACCTGGCGCTGGTCTTCGATCTCCCTGCGGAACTGCGCGAGCGGCCGCTGGCTGGCGACTCGGTGCGCCTCGGGCAGATTCTCTCCAACCTGATCAACAACGCCGTCAAGTTCACCGCCAGCGGCGAAGTCAGGGTTCGCGTCGCGATCGCCGAAGAGAGCGCGACGACGCTGCTTCTGCGCTTTGAGGTGCGGGATACCGGCATCGGCATTTCGGGCGACGACCAGTTCCGACTGTTCGACACCTTCGCCCAGGTCGATGCCTCGTCGACCCGGGAATATGGCGGCGCCGGCCTCGGCCTGGCCCTGTGCAAACGCCTGGTGCAACTGATGGGGGGGCAGATCGGGGTGGACAGCCAGCTTGGTGCCGGCAGCACCTTCTGGTTTACCTGCCGGCTGCTCAAGGCCGAGTCTCCCGGAGCCGCGCCTTTGTCGCTAGGCGCCGCCCTGTAA
- a CDS encoding translocation/assembly module TamB domain-containing protein: protein MRLRPALLATITLLASLAGGLLWLSASSSGLGTAAELAGWASGGQLHVEADGGRLLGPLRIAALRWETPDLQVRAEQVELDWSPAALLAGRLEVGELRITRLHISSNPDSPPSPAPTDLTLPLALAVHNLVLGQVKYGSALVTGEISGRLSSDGQTHQLNDFQARLGELSLAGQATLGGSAPLPLVASLEVTGQLEERPLAVTLAAAGPLASIALTASAHQGITGQAEVLLTPFAPASFASARIALDDIDPAAWHAGAPAASLSLRAELDPQGSGVAGHFSVNNARPGPLDRQRLPLLSLSGRLDWQAESARLTVLRATLPGNGELAGDGRWQNGTLLLDLNARRLDAARLVSTLRPTRLDGPLSASLDAQRQTLKLDLKDPQFALRAEAGHAAGLVTVPRLEIAAGNARLTGKGELSLAKAMAFSAEGELSRFDPSRFAKVPAAQINARFKSRGQLTPRPIIDGEFSLQDSQLAGQPLAGQGQLRIDWPRIPRADIALSAGLNRLTARGAFGDPADTLAIDLDATQLAPYGLEGGISGQLRLSGGTRQARLTAQLQAAKLGWPGHGRLSDLTLKAELGGAAASPLLIDLAIGQLTTPEQPALAKGLRLQGEGSNQAHRLRASGELINRTRLNLAAEGGIDPQAAVPQWRGRLLEARLNGQDEARNFRLSAPAPLNLGAAAWSFGPAQLAGEPLDWQATLQAAADPQHLRASLSARGTRVGQVDGELSAAMQGAWSVDRLAPWQGRLQMAIADLGWLAELIGDGWQSAGRFNGELKLTGTPARPVSSGRFRGEQLALRRPEQGLDLTRGELAIDLDDNRLRVRQLTFDSVLQAMPRPLRLAGRQEIASLTQRPGHLEISGEMQIHSAWGADNAFLDFKLDRLGAWQLPDQWVAVSGSGRLSWQGDTLGAKGQLAVDAGYWQLAPAGAPRLSDDVVIKRPGDAKAGASLRPKLDLDLSTDLGRNFLFNGAGLSSRLSGDLRLRASGRDLPRASGSIRARDGRFDAYGQQLSIERGILTFQGLLDNPALDVRAVRKGLAVEPGVQIGGTVQRPLVRLISDPELPDTEKLAWLVLGHGSENMSAGDAAVLFSAAGGLLGNDSGNLVQQLKKTFRVDEFGVRQGEIGGSGGRQPGSRVAASSFDSSATTGNQILSVGKRLGANTLLSYEQSLGRAESVVKLTVNLTRQISLIGRAGSDNALDVFYTLTFGRERRSTPAR, encoded by the coding sequence ATGCGACTGCGCCCCGCCCTCCTCGCCACCATCACCTTGCTCGCCAGCCTGGCCGGCGGCCTGCTCTGGCTCAGCGCCAGCAGCAGCGGCCTGGGCACGGCGGCCGAACTGGCCGGCTGGGCCAGTGGCGGGCAACTGCATGTCGAAGCAGACGGCGGCCGCCTGCTCGGCCCTTTGCGCATCGCTGCCCTGCGCTGGGAAACGCCCGATCTGCAAGTGCGTGCCGAACAGGTCGAACTGGACTGGTCGCCGGCCGCCCTGCTCGCTGGACGGCTGGAGGTCGGCGAACTGCGCATCACCCGGCTGCACATTTCGAGCAACCCCGATAGTCCGCCTTCACCAGCACCGACCGACCTGACGCTGCCCCTGGCCCTGGCCGTGCACAACCTCGTCCTCGGTCAGGTGAAATACGGCAGCGCCCTGGTGACCGGCGAAATCTCGGGGCGCCTGAGCAGCGACGGCCAGACGCACCAACTGAACGATTTCCAGGCCCGCCTCGGCGAACTCAGCCTCGCCGGCCAGGCGACCCTGGGCGGCAGCGCTCCGCTACCGCTGGTCGCCAGCCTCGAAGTGACCGGCCAGCTCGAAGAACGCCCCCTGGCGGTGACGCTGGCGGCGGCCGGCCCGCTCGCGAGCATCGCACTGACCGCGAGCGCTCACCAGGGCATCACCGGCCAGGCGGAAGTGCTGCTCACACCATTCGCGCCGGCCAGTTTCGCCAGCGCCCGCATCGCTCTCGACGACATCGACCCGGCGGCCTGGCACGCTGGCGCCCCGGCCGCCAGCCTGAGCCTGCGCGCCGAATTAGACCCACAAGGAAGCGGGGTGGCCGGCCACTTCAGCGTAAACAATGCCCGGCCCGGCCCCCTCGATCGCCAGCGCCTGCCGCTGCTCAGCCTCAGCGGCCGCCTCGACTGGCAGGCCGAAAGCGCCCGCCTCACTGTCCTGCGCGCGACCCTGCCCGGCAACGGTGAACTCGCTGGCGACGGCCGCTGGCAGAACGGCACGCTACTGCTCGACCTCAACGCCCGCCGTCTCGATGCCGCCCGGCTCGTCTCGACGCTGCGCCCGACCCGTCTTGACGGCCCGCTGTCGGCCAGTCTCGATGCCCAGCGGCAAACGCTCAAACTCGACCTCAAGGATCCCCAATTTGCCCTTCGCGCCGAAGCCGGCCATGCCGCCGGCCTGGTCACCGTGCCCCGGCTGGAAATCGCCGCCGGCAACGCCCGCCTGACCGGCAAAGGCGAGCTCAGCCTGGCCAAGGCGATGGCCTTCAGCGCCGAAGGCGAACTCAGCCGTTTCGACCCAAGCCGCTTTGCCAAGGTGCCGGCGGCGCAGATCAACGCCCGCTTCAAGAGCCGCGGCCAGCTGACGCCGCGCCCGATTATCGATGGCGAGTTCAGCCTGCAGGACAGCCAGCTGGCTGGGCAGCCGCTGGCCGGACAAGGGCAATTGCGCATCGACTGGCCACGCATACCGCGCGCCGACATCGCGCTGAGCGCCGGCCTCAACCGGCTGACCGCCCGGGGGGCCTTCGGCGATCCGGCCGACACCCTGGCCATCGACCTCGACGCCACGCAACTCGCGCCCTACGGTCTGGAAGGCGGCATCAGCGGCCAGCTCCGGCTCAGCGGGGGAACCCGGCAAGCCCGACTGACGGCGCAGTTGCAGGCGGCCAAACTCGGCTGGCCCGGCCATGGTCGCCTGAGCGACCTGACGCTGAAGGCGGAACTCGGTGGCGCCGCGGCCTCACCGCTTCTCATCGACCTCGCCATCGGCCAGCTGACGACGCCGGAGCAACCGGCACTGGCCAAGGGCCTGCGGCTCCAGGGCGAAGGCAGCAATCAGGCCCACCGCCTGCGCGCCAGCGGCGAACTGATCAACCGGACCCGGCTGAATCTGGCGGCCGAAGGCGGCATCGATCCGCAGGCAGCGGTGCCGCAATGGCGCGGCCGGCTGCTCGAAGCCCGCCTGAACGGCCAGGACGAGGCCCGCAACTTCCGCCTGAGCGCCCCCGCCCCGCTGAACCTGGGCGCCGCCGCCTGGTCCTTCGGCCCGGCCCAACTGGCCGGCGAGCCGCTCGACTGGCAGGCAACGCTGCAGGCCGCCGCCGACCCGCAGCACTTGCGGGCCAGCCTGAGCGCCCGGGGGACGCGCGTCGGCCAAGTCGATGGCGAACTGAGCGCCGCCATGCAGGGGGCGTGGTCGGTGGACCGCCTGGCACCCTGGCAGGGCCGGCTGCAAATGGCGATCGCCGATCTCGGCTGGCTGGCCGAACTGATCGGCGACGGCTGGCAAAGCGCCGGCCGCTTCAACGGCGAGCTGAAATTGACCGGCACCCCGGCCCGACCGGTTTCCAGCGGCCGCTTCCGCGGCGAACAGCTCGCCCTGCGCCGCCCTGAACAAGGCCTCGATCTGACCCGCGGCGAACTTGCCATCGACCTCGACGACAACCGACTGCGCGTTCGCCAGCTCACTTTCGACAGCGTGCTGCAGGCCATGCCCCGCCCCTTGCGCCTGGCCGGCCGCCAGGAAATCGCCAGCCTGACGCAGCGCCCGGGACATCTCGAAATTTCCGGCGAAATGCAGATCCACAGCGCGTGGGGCGCCGACAACGCCTTTCTCGACTTCAAGCTCGACCGCCTCGGTGCCTGGCAGTTGCCCGACCAGTGGGTGGCCGTTTCCGGCAGCGGCCGGCTCAGTTGGCAGGGCGACACGCTGGGCGCCAAAGGCCAGCTCGCGGTCGATGCCGGCTACTGGCAACTGGCCCCGGCCGGGGCGCCACGGCTCTCCGACGACGTGGTCATCAAACGCCCGGGTGATGCCAAGGCCGGCGCCAGCCTGCGCCCGAAACTGGATCTCGACCTCAGCACCGACCTCGGCCGCAACTTCCTGTTCAACGGCGCCGGCCTCTCCAGCCGCCTGAGCGGCGACCTCCGGCTGCGCGCCAGCGGCCGCGACCTGCCCCGGGCCAGCGGCAGCATCCGTGCCCGCGACGGCCGCTTCGACGCCTATGGCCAGCAACTGAGCATCGAGCGCGGCATCCTGACCTTCCAGGGCCTGCTTGACAATCCGGCCCTCGATGTCCGCGCCGTGCGCAAGGGACTGGCCGTCGAACCCGGCGTGCAGATCGGCGGCACGGTGCAAAGGCCGCTGGTCAGGCTAATTTCCGATCCTGAACTGCCGGATACCGAAAAGCTCGCCTGGCTGGTCCTCGGCCACGGCTCGGAGAACATGAGCGCCGGCGATGCCGCCGTCCTCTTCTCGGCCGCCGGCGGCTTGCTCGGCAATGACTCCGGCAACCTCGTCCAACAGCTGAAAAAAACCTTTCGGGTCGACGAATTCGGCGTCCGCCAGGGCGAGATCGGCGGCAGCGGCGGCCGCCAGCCGGGCAGCCGGGTCGCCGCCAGCAGCTTCGACAGCAGCGCGACGACCGGCAACCAGATCCTCAGCGTCGGCAAACGCCTCGGCGCCAATACGCTGCTTTCCTACGAGCAGTCGCTGGGCCGGGCCGAGAGTGTCGTCAAGCTGACCGTGAACCTGACCCGCCAGATTTCGCTGATCGGCCGCGCCGGCAGCGACAACGCACTGGACGTCTTCTATACGCTGACCTTCGGCCGGGAGCGGCGGTCGACGCCCGCGCGCTGA
- a CDS encoding autotransporter assembly complex protein TamA produces MLIRRLLPSLFLAIAGSLSAGEVQLQAPDEIVDLLAPYLPEEAGNPHRLEGQLSEILATEGYFSPHFEFSDRTSDLRLKLDPGPRTQIGEVALVIDGPLAAGTRDALIAGWRLPVGQPFRQEDWNSAKQQVLGELLAVEHAAARLVDSTAEIDTETRRARLSAHYDAGPRYRFSALRIEGLESYSPDLVARYNRVVQPGDPYREDRLNALQSALQATPYFASVQARLDTEAIDEDGDGTISAPVIVKLRERQPHRVGFGAGASSNTGARVEVNYQTPDLFNQAWELNSGLRLEQKRQTAYADVFLPPDAKNRRHSVGFMAEGNDIQGLKTERYAFGAQSVQQRGSIEQRLSLNWQEERREPDGALPVTSRALVPNVAWTWRKVDNLLDPRHGTVLQLQIGGGAKAALSDQNFVRLHGRWQQYVPLGRVDTLTLRGEVGYTLADSRQRIPQDYLFRSGGAGSVRGYAYQSLGIKEGTATVGGRYLAVASAEVTHWLDDSWGVAAFVDAGDAVDDLADVKLAVGYGLGARWRSPAGPIGVDLAYGQRTGDIHLHFSLAIPF; encoded by the coding sequence GTGCTGATCCGCCGCCTGCTGCCCTCGCTGTTCCTCGCCATTGCCGGCTCATTGAGCGCCGGTGAGGTCCAGTTGCAGGCGCCGGATGAAATCGTCGACCTGCTGGCCCCTTACCTGCCCGAGGAGGCCGGCAACCCGCACCGGCTGGAAGGCCAGCTCAGCGAGATTCTGGCGACCGAGGGCTATTTCTCGCCGCACTTCGAGTTTTCCGACCGTACCAGCGATCTGCGCCTGAAACTCGACCCCGGCCCGCGCACCCAGATCGGCGAGGTGGCGTTGGTGATCGACGGCCCGCTCGCCGCCGGGACCCGTGACGCCCTGATCGCCGGCTGGCGCCTGCCGGTCGGCCAGCCCTTTCGCCAGGAGGACTGGAATAGCGCCAAGCAGCAGGTGCTGGGCGAACTGCTGGCGGTTGAACACGCTGCCGCCAGGCTGGTCGACAGCACGGCCGAGATCGACACCGAAACCCGGCGCGCCCGCCTTAGCGCCCACTACGATGCAGGCCCGCGCTACCGCTTCAGTGCCTTGCGCATCGAAGGCCTCGAAAGCTATTCGCCCGACCTGGTCGCGCGCTACAACCGGGTCGTACAGCCGGGCGATCCCTACCGCGAAGACCGCCTGAACGCCCTGCAGAGCGCGCTGCAGGCCACCCCCTACTTCGCCTCGGTACAGGCCAGGCTGGATACCGAGGCGATCGACGAAGACGGCGACGGCACGATCAGCGCCCCGGTCATCGTCAAGCTGCGCGAGCGCCAGCCCCATCGCGTCGGCTTCGGCGCCGGCGCCAGCTCGAATACCGGGGCCCGCGTCGAAGTCAATTACCAGACGCCCGATCTCTTCAACCAGGCCTGGGAACTGAACAGTGGCCTGCGTCTGGAGCAGAAGCGGCAGACCGCCTACGCCGACGTCTTCCTGCCGCCCGACGCCAAAAACCGCCGGCATAGCGTCGGCTTCATGGCCGAGGGCAACGACATCCAGGGACTGAAGACCGAGCGCTACGCCTTCGGCGCCCAGAGCGTGCAGCAGCGCGGCAGCATCGAGCAGCGCCTGTCCCTGAACTGGCAGGAAGAACGCCGCGAGCCGGACGGCGCCCTGCCGGTGACCAGCCGCGCCCTGGTCCCCAATGTCGCCTGGACCTGGCGCAAGGTCGACAACCTGCTCGATCCCCGCCACGGCACCGTGCTCCAGCTCCAGATTGGCGGCGGCGCCAAGGCAGCGCTATCCGACCAGAATTTCGTCCGCCTGCACGGGCGCTGGCAGCAATATGTGCCGCTCGGCCGCGTCGATACACTGACCCTGCGCGGCGAAGTCGGCTACACGTTGGCCGATTCGCGGCAGCGCATTCCGCAGGACTACCTGTTCCGCAGCGGCGGCGCCGGCTCGGTCCGCGGTTACGCTTACCAGAGTCTCGGCATCAAGGAAGGCACGGCGACCGTCGGCGGGCGCTATCTCGCCGTCGCTAGTGCCGAAGTCACGCACTGGCTGGACGACAGCTGGGGCGTCGCTGCCTTCGTCGATGCCGGCGACGCCGTCGACGACCTGGCCGATGTGAAACTAGCCGTCGGCTACGGCCTCGGCGCCCGCTGGCGCAGCCCTGCCGGCCCGATCGGCGTCGACCTCGCTTACGGCCAGCGCACCGGCGACATCCACCTGCATTTCTCGCTGGCCATTCCCTTCTGA